From a single Cinclus cinclus chromosome 16, bCinCin1.1, whole genome shotgun sequence genomic region:
- the LOC134050359 gene encoding acyl-coenzyme A synthetase ACSM4, mitochondrial-like encodes MRTFIKSWIPQCFWILRSPSRSFHGNNRLLTSQIVSYYESINQCKKELPEHFNFASDVLDEWARLEKDGRRTPANPAFWWINDEGEEVKWSFEELGSLSRKAANVLSGACGLQRGDRVIAVLPRVPEWWLLNVACMRAGIVLIPGTSQLTAKDISYRLQASKAKCFITSDTLAPAVESVLPGSQFLKSKLIVGQGSRDGWLNLKELLVVASADHQCVKTRSRDPMIVYFTSGTTGFPKMVVHSHSSYGIGFAVSGRYWMNLTPSDIMWNTSDTGWAKSAWGSVFTPWICGSCVFVHNMPQFQPEVIAETLSRYPITTFCTAPTAFRMLVQHDVSSYKFPSLKHCVTGGEALNPEVFEKWKIQTGLIIHEAYGQTETVTICANMKGMKIKPGSLGKAVPPYDVQVVDEHGAVVPAGEEGTIAVRVQPTRPFCLFSEYLDNPEKTAASVRGDFYLTGDRGIMDEEGYVWFVGRADDIINSAGYRIGPFEVESALIQHPAVSDVAVVSSPDPVRGEVVKAFIVLAPAFLSHDPEKLTLELQQHVKKVTAPYKYPRKVEFVQDLPKTTTGKIQRKVLKNKEWARE; translated from the exons ATGAGAACGTTTATTAAATCCTGGATTCCTCAGTGTTTCTGGATTCTCAGGTCACCATCCAGATCATTCCATGGAAACAACAGGCTTCTTACGTCTCAGATTGTTTCCTACTATGAATCTATAAACCAGTGTAAAAAGGAACTGCCAGAACATTTCAACTTTGCAAGTGATGTCTTAGATGAGTGGGCACGACTGGAAAAG GATGGAAGAAGAACACCAGCAAATCCAGCCTTTTGGTGGATCAATGATGAGGGAGAGGAGGTGAAGTGGAGCTTTGaggagctgggctctctgtCCAGGAAGGCAGCCAATGTACTTTCTGGGGCCTGTGGTTTGCAGAGAGGAGACAGAGTCATAGCAGTTCTGCCTCGTGTTCCTGAGTGGTGGCTCCTGAATGTGGCCTGCATGCGAGCAG GAATTGTCCTTATTCCAGGAACATCCCAACTAACAGCCAAAGACATCTCATACCGACTCCAGGCTTCAAAGGCCAAGTGTTTCATTACCAGTGACACACTGGCACCTGCAGTGGAATCTGTCCTGCCTGGCAGCCAGTTCCTGAAAAGTAAACTCATTGTGGGCcaagggagcagggatgggtggcTGAACCTCAAAGAACTCCTTGT GGTTGCATCTGCTGACCATCAGTGTGTCAAGACGAGGAGTCGAGACCCAATGATAGTGTATTTTACCAGTGGAACTACAGGCTTCCCAAAAATGGTGGTGCATTCCCACAGCAGTTATGGTATTGGATTTGCAGTCTCTGGCAG GTATTGGATGAACTTGACTCCTTCAGATATAATGTGGAATACCTCTGATACTGGCTGGGCAAAATCAGCCTGGGGAAGTGTTTTTACACCATGGATCTGTGGATCCTGTGTCTTTGTGCACAATATGCCACAGTTTCAACCAGAAGTTATTGCAGAG ACTCTCTCAAGATATCCCATCACCACTTTCTGCACAGCTCCCACCGCCTTCCGCATGCTGGTCCAACATGATGTGAGCAG CTACAAGTTCCCGAGTCTGAAACACTGTGTAACTGGAGGGGAAGCACTCAATCCTGAAGTGTTTGAAAAGTGGAAAATCCAGACAGGGCTGATTATCCACGAAGCTTATGGCCAGACTGAAACA GTGACAATCTGTGCCAATatgaaaggaatgaaaattaaaCCCGGCTCTTTGGGAAAAGCTGTTCCCCCTTATGATGTGCAG GTCGTGGATGAGCACGGGGCTGTTGTGCCTGCAGGAGAAGAGGGCACCATTGCTGTCCGAGTGCAGCCCACGCGACCCTTCTGTCTGTTCTCTGAGTACTTG GATAATCCGGAGAAAACTGCCGCCTCTGTGCGTGGAGATTTTTATCTCACTGGGGACAGAGGCATTATGGATGAAGAGGGATATGTCTGGTTTGTGGGAAGAGCTGATGATATCATTAATTCTGCTGG GTACCGCATTGGCCCATTTGAAGTGGAGAGTGCATTGATACAGCACCCAGCAGTCTCAGACGTGGCTGTTGTCAGCAGTCCTGACCCAGTGCGAGGGGag GTGGTCAAAGCCTTCATTGTTTTAGCTCCTGCTTTTCTATCACACGATCCAGAAAAATTAACTCTCGAACTTCAACAACATGTCAAGAAGGTGACTGCACCTTACAAGTATCCAAGGAAG GTGGAGTTTGTTCAGGATCTGCCAAAGACAACTACTGGGAAAATCCAGAGAAAAGTTCTAAAGAACAAAGAGTGGGCAAGGGAATGA
- the LOC134050356 gene encoding acyl-coenzyme A synthetase ACSM4, mitochondrial-like codes for MRTFIKSWIPQCFWILRSPSRSFHGNNRLLTSQIVSYYESINQCKKELPEHFNFASDVLDEWARLEKDGRRTPANPAFWWINDEGEEVKWSFEELGSLSRKAANVLSGACGLQRGDRVIAVLPRVPEWWLLNVACMRAGIVLIPGTSQLTAKDISYRLQASKAKCFITSDTLAPAVESVLPGSQFLKSKLIVGQGSRDGWLNLKELLAVASADHQCVKTRSRDPMIVYFTSGTTGFPKMVVHSHSSYGIGFAVSGRYWMNLTPSDIMWNTSDTGWAKSAWGSVFTPWICGSCVFVHNMPQFQPEVIAETLSRYPITTFCTAPTAFRMLVQHDVSSYKFPSLKHCVTGGEALNPEVFEKWKIQTGLIIHEAYGQTETVTICANMKGMKIKPGSLGKAVPPYDVQVVDEHGAVVPAGEEGTIAVRVQPTRPFCLFSEYLDNPEKTAASVRGDFYLTGDRGIMDEEGYVWFVGRADDIINSAGYRIGPFEVESALIQHPAVSDVAVVSSPDPVRGEVVKAFIVLAPAFLSHDPEKLTLELQQHVKKVTAPYKYPRKVEFVQDLPKTTTGKIQRKVLRSKEWANV; via the exons ATGAGAACGTTTATTAAATCCTGGATTCCTCAGTGTTTCTGGATTCTCAGGTCACCATCCAGATCATTCCATGGAAACAACAGGCTTCTTACGTCTCAGATTGTTTCCTACTATGAATCTATAAACCAGTGTAAAAAGGAACTGCCAGAACATTTCAACTTTGCAAGTGATGTCTTAGATGAGTGGGCACGACTGGAAAAG GATGGAAGAAGAACACCAGCAAATCCAGCCTTTTGGTGGATCAATGATGAGGGAGAGGAGGTGAAGTGGAGCTTTGaggagctgggctctctgtCCAGGAAGGCAGCCAATGTACTTTCTGGGGCCTGTGGTTTGCAGAGAGGAGACAGAGTCATAGCAGTTCTGCCTCGTGTTCCTGAGTGGTGGCTCCTGAATGTGGCCTGCATGCGAGCAG GAATTGTCCTTATTCCAGGAACATCCCAACTAACAGCCAAAGACATCTCATACCGACTCCAGGCTTCAAAGGCCAAGTGTTTCATTACCAGTGACACACTGGCACCTGCAGTGGAATCTGTCCTGCCTGGCAGCCAGTTCCTGAAAAGTAAACTCATTGTGGGCcaagggagcagggatgggtggcTGAACCTCAAAGAACTCCTTGC GGTTGCATCTGCTGACCATCAGTGTGTCAAGACGAGGAGTCGAGACCCAATGATAGTGTATTTTACCAGTGGAACTACAGGCTTCCCAAAAATGGTGGTGCATTCCCACAGCAGTTATGGTATTGGATTTGCAGTCTCTGGCAG GTATTGGATGAACTTGACTCCTTCAGATATAATGTGGAATACCTCTGATACTGGCTGGGCAAAATCAGCCTGGGGAAGTGTTTTTACACCATGGATCTGTGGATCCTGTGTCTTTGTGCACAATATGCCACAGTTTCAACCAGAAGTTATTGCAGAG ACTCTCTCAAGATATCCCATCACCACTTTCTGCACAGCTCCCACCGCCTTCCGCATGCTGGTCCAACATGATGTGAGCAG CTACAAGTTCCCGAGTCTGAAACACTGTGTAACTGGAGGGGAAGCACTCAATCCTGAAGTGTTTGAAAAGTGGAAAATCCAGACAGGGCTGATTATCCACGAAGCTTATGGCCAGACTGAAACA GTGACAATCTGTGCCAATatgaaaggaatgaaaattaaaCCCGGCTCTTTGGGAAAAGCTGTTCCCCCTTATGATGTGCAG GTCGTGGATGAGCACGGGGCTGTTGTGCCTGCAGGAGAAGAGGGCACCATTGCTGTCCGAGTGCAGCCCACGCGACCCTTCTGTCTGTTCTCTGAGTACTTG GATAATCCGGAGAAAACTGCCGCCTCTGTGCGTGGAGATTTTTATCTCACTGGGGACAGAGGCATTATGGATGAAGAGGGATATGTCTGGTTTGTGGGAAGAGCTGATGATATCATTAATTCTGCTGG GTACCGCATTGGCCCATTTGAAGTGGAGAGTGCATTGATACAGCACCCAGCAGTCTCAGACGTGGCTGTTGTCAGCAGTCCTGACCCAGTGCGAGGGGag GTGGTCAAAGCCTTCATTGTTTTAGCTCCTGCTTTTCTATCACACGATCCAGAAAAATTAACTCTCGAACTTCAACAACATGTCAAGAAGGTGACTGCACCTTACAAGTATCCAAGGAAG gTAGAGTTTGTTCAGGATCTGCCAAAGACAACTACTGGGAAAATCCAGAGAAAAGTTCTAAGGAGCAAAGAGTGGGCAAACGTATAA
- the LOC134050354 gene encoding acyl-coenzyme A synthetase ACSM4, mitochondrial-like, with product MKLLFKLQSLKLLRTLKPPNRTFHGHPRLLSSDVYSQYESIRQGKQEIPKYFNFASDVLDKWSEIEKAGKRPSNPAFWWISGEGEEVKWSFEELGFLSRKVANVLTKECGLQKGDKLILILPRIPEWWLVKVACMRAGIVIIPGTSQLSAKDIQYRLQASKATCIITTDRLAPAVDSVASQCQLLKTKLMVSKGSREGWLNFTELYQNQSADHSCIKTSIQDPMIIFFTSGTTGSPKMTQHSQGSLGFRPLLSERYWLDLTPSDMIWNTADTGWILTSIASFFDPWVFGSCIFIHNLPQTDSAVILNTLCRFPIDALVGAPTLFRMLVQNDLSKYKFMNLKYCMSGGEPLNPEVMEQWKSQTGLDIHEVYGQTEMGIICSVCKGMKIKPGSMGKAAPLYDVQIVDKNANILPPGQQGEIAIRSKPIRPLGFFSEYLDNPKKTAESERGDFYVTGDRGTMDEEGYFQFIGRDDDIIISSGYRIGPFEVESALIEHPAVVETAVVSSPDPLRGEVVKAFVVLSPTFSSTDLKSLTRDLQDHVKKTTAPYKYPRKVEFVKELPKTVTGKIKRNELRDKEWRRI from the exons ATGAAGTTGCTGTTTAAATTACAGAGTTTAAAACTCTTGCGGACTCTGAAGCCTCCTAATAGGACTTTCCATGGACATCCCAGGCTGCTTTCCTCTGATGTATATTCCCAGTATGAGTCCATCAGACAGGGCAAACAGGAGATACCAAAGTACTTTAACTTTGCAAGTGATGTACTGGACAAATGGTCTGAGATTGAAAAG GCTGGAAAGAGACCATCAAACCCTGCTTTCTGGTGGATAAGTGGTGAAGGAGAAGAAGTGAAGTGGAGCTTTGAGGAGCTAGGGTTCCTATCTCGGAAAGTGGCCAATGTGCTGACTAAAGAATGTGGGCTGCAGAAGGGAGACAAGCTGATCCTGATCCTACCACGAATTCCAGAATGGTGGCTGGTCAAGGTGGCTTGTATGCGAGCAG GAATTGTCATAATCCCAGGAACATCCCAGTTATCAGCCAAAGACATACAGTACAGACTCCAGGCATCAAAGGCCACGTGCATCATTACCACTGACAGACTGGCACCTGCAGTGGACTCGGTGGcatcccagtgccagctcctCAAAACCAAGTTAATGGTGTccaaaggcagcagggaggggtggcTGAATTTCACTGAGTTGTACCA AAACCAATCTGCTGACCATTCCTGCATTAAAACAAGCATTCAAGACCCAATGATTATCTTCTTTACCAGTGGAACTACAGGTTCTCCAAAGATGACTCAACATTCCCAGGGTAGTCTTGGTTTCAGACCCCTTTTAAGTGAAAG gTACTGGTTGGATTTGACTCCCTCTGACATGATATGGAACACAGCAGACACAGGATGGATACTAACTTCAATAGCATCTTTTTTTGATCCCTGGGTTTTCGGATCATGCATCTTTATACATAACCTACCACAGACAGACTCAGCAGTCATCCTAAAT ACTCTCTGCAGATTCCCAATTGATGCCCTGGTCGGTGCTCCAACATTGTTCCGCATGCTGGTGCAAAACGATCTCTCCAA GTACAAATTCATGAACCTGAAGTACTGCATGAGTGGAGGGGAACCACTCAACCCAGAAGTCATGGAGCAGTGGAAGAGCCAGACGGGGCTGGACATCCATGAAGTGTATGGCCAGACTGAAATG GGAATAATCTGCTCTGTTTGTAAAGGAATGAAGATTAAACCCGGATCAATGGGGAAAGCAGCTCCCCTTTATGATGTTCAG ATCGTAGACAAAAATGCCAATATCTTGCCTCCAGGACAACAGGGGGAAATTGCTATCAGAAGCAAACCTATAAGACCACTTGGGTTTTTCTCTGAATATTTA GATAACCCtaagaaaactgcagaaagtGAACGTGGAGATTTTTATGTCACTGGAGACAGAGGGACTATGGATGAAGAGGGATATTTCCAGTTTATTGGCAGAGACGATGATATCATCATTTCTTCAGG GTATCGCATCGGGCCATTTGAAGTAGAGAGTGCCCTGATAGAGCACCCAGCTGTAGTAGAAACAGCTGTTGTCAGCAGCCCAGACCCGCTCAGAGGAGAG GTCGTGAAAGCATTTGTGGTTCTGTCCCCAACTTTTTCATCCACTGACCTGAAGAGCTTAACTCGTGACTTGCAGGACCATGTCAAGAAGACTACTGCTCCATATAAATACCCTAGAAAG GTGGAATTTGTCAAAGAGCTGCCAAAGACAGTCACTGGGAAGATCAAGAGGAATGAATTAAGGGACAAAGAGTGGAGACGGATATAG